The Dunckerocampus dactyliophorus isolate RoL2022-P2 chromosome 16, RoL_Ddac_1.1, whole genome shotgun sequence genome includes a window with the following:
- the LOC129168841 gene encoding uncharacterized protein LOC129168841 — protein sequence MRSETSDTFYTEVQMTSQEAFSSMDNSCTTESLHRRIATNFGRDILLLVRSLEKATLKLADLRNHLRFNLRCRQSRLIPKCMRQASLEQGHLARKMQQNYIRKIQNLRIRRLNIEIKNKQSEVETFYQRLQTKLTHETYQEVCEFTKSGYMKHHSKTKERHKGKFQKLLLENRPQLVVNTKDGGNQTNTKENWIKNLSDRSLSETEKAVLTKGLNFSVTPKTIPTVDYITAAESAIRNNNLSRTEAGDLRLRISALLSSAKPPPSNITLGERKALAALQKDESITILPADKGRCTVVLNTLDYEEKITSLISDASTYEQLKRDPSSRYKKEIIHCLQKLEKEELIDRQMYHRLYPGEATPCIYGLPKIHKEGFPLRPIVCSIDSTTYNVAKYVKTVLSPLVGNTDHHIENTKGFVASIKDLRLEPEETLVSYDVTSLFTSVPTSAAVSVVRKRLLEDSTLHRRTKLSADHICQLLEICLNTTYFQFRGKFYRQIHGCAMGSPVSPIVANLYMEEMEKQALTSFSGTKPRHWFRYVDDTFVIIKKQEIQSFTDHINAVDTNIKFTREDTKENQLAFLDCKVIIGKDRQLLTEVFRKATHTDQYLLFESNHPLQHKLGVIRTLQHRAEQIPTSAEGKKKETQHVQRALSTCGYPRWAFNKCQKKRVGKETQKPTEAKRRGVVVPYVAGVSEKLQRILWQHKIPTYFKPVNTLRQKLVHPKDKAPNQKQSNVVYSIHCKDEECKEHYIGETKQMLQKRLYQHRRDNASGPQSAVHLHLKATNHSFQDSEVKILAKENRWFERGVKEAIFVKQQNPSLNRNGGLRFNLDPVFSRLLRPKPTALSLANEVKAGPSQNNRC from the coding sequence atgaggagcgaaacgtccgacaccttctacacagaagtacagatgacgtctcaagaagccttttcctcgatggacaactcctgtacgactgagagcctacacagacgcattgcgaccaactttgggagagacatccttctgctggtacgtagcttagaaaaggccactcttaaattagcagatttaaggaaccacctcagattcaatcttagatgcaggcagagtaggttaatccccaaatgcatgaggcaagcgtcccttgagcaaggacacttggcaaggaaaatgcaacaaaactacatcagaaaaatacagaatttgagaattaggagacttaacatagagataaaaaataaacagtctgaagtagaaaccttctatcagagattgcaaaccaagcttacgcacgaaacctatcaggaggtttgtgaatttaccaaatcaggttatatgaagcaccatagcaaaaccaaagaaaggcataaaggaaaattccagaaacttctattggaaaatcgaccacagcttgtcgtaaacactaaggatggggggaatcagaccaatactaaagaaaattggatcaaaaatctgtcagacagaagcctctcggagacagagaaggcagtattaaccaagggtctcaacttctcagtgactcctaaaacgatacccacagtagactatatcacagcagctgaatcggccatcaggaacaataacctttctagaacagaggcaggggaccttcgtctgagaatatcggcccttctcagtagtgccaaaccaccaccgtccaatatcacgttaggtgagaggaaagcattagcggctctgcagaaagatgagagcatcaccatcttaccagctgataagggcagatgcacagtggttctcaacacattggactacgaagaaaaaataacaagtctaattagtgatgccagcacatatgagcaacttaaaagggacccatccagcaggtataagaaagaaatcatacactgtctccaaaagttagagaaggaagaactaattgacagacagatgtatcataggttataccctggggaggctacaccatgtatctatggccttccaaaaatccacaaggaagggtttcccctcagacccattgtctgtagcattgactctaccacgtacaatgtagcgaaatatgtaaaaacagtcttatccccattggtaggcaacactgatcatcatatagagaacacaaaagggtttgtggcgagcatcaaagacctcagattggagccagaggaaactttggtgtcttatgatgtgacttcacttttcacatctgtccccacctcagcagcagtctcggtggtgaggaagagactgctcgaggactcaactctgcatcggagaacaaaacttagtgctgaccacatctgccaattactggaaatttgccttaacaccacatattttcagtttagagggaaattctacagacaaattcatggttgtgctatgggctcaccagtctcacccatagtggcgaatctgtacatggaagagatggagaaacaggctctcacatccttctcagggacaaaaccaaggcactggtttagatacgtggatgacacctttgtcataatcaaaaaacaagaaattcagtctttcacagatcacatcaatgcggtggacaccaatatcaaatttactcgcgaggacactaaagaaaaccaactagccttcttagactgcaaggtaattataggaaaggacagacagctacttacagaggtctttagaaaggccacacacactgaccaatacctgctttttgaatcaaaccatccactacaacataaactaggggttattaggaccctccaacatagagcggaacaaataccaactagtgcggagggaaagaaaaaggagacacaacatgtccagagagcgctctcaacctgtgggtacccacggtgggcttttaacaaatgtcaaaagaagagagtagggaaagaaacccaaaagcccacagaagctaaaaggagaggagtggtagtcccttatgtagcgggggtctccgaaaaactccagaggatcttatggcaacacaaaattcctacctatttcaaaccagtaaataccctgagacaaaaattagtgcatcctaaagacaaggctccaaaccagaaacagagcaatgtggtctattccatccactgtaaagatgaggaatgcaaagagcactacattggggaaactaagcaaatgctccaaaaaaggctttatcaacatcgcagggacaatgctagtggtcctcaatcagcagtacatctacacctgaaagctaccaatcactcttttcaggacagcgaggtaaagattttggccaaagaaaacagatggtttgaaagaggagtaaaggaagctatttttgtcaaacaacagaacccatcattgaatcggaatggtggtttgaggttcaatttggaccctgtgttcagcaggttactgagaccaaaacccacagctcttagtcttgcaaatgaggtgaaggcagggccgagccagaacaatagatgctaa